DNA from Amycolatopsis sp. DSM 110486:
GATGTTCCGGACCCTCGACGACTGCACCCGCATCCTCGACGCCGCCCGGCCCGGTGCTCCGGTCGTGGTGCTCGGCGGCGGGCTGCTCGGCCTCGAGGCCGCACGGGGCCTCGCCGGGCGCGGCGCGAATGTGACCGTGGTGCACCCGCACGGCCACCCGATGGAACGCCAGCTCGATGCCGGCGCCGGCCGCGTGCTCGCGCGGCGGCTCGCCGAGCTGGGCGTGACCTTCCGCTTCGACGCGACGGCCGCGCGCCACCTGCCTGGCGACGGCGTGAAGCTCGACGACGGCAGCTTCGTCCCGGCCGACCTCGTGGTGGTCGCCGCCGGCGTCCGCCCGGACACGGCGCTGGCCGAGGCCGCCGGGCTTGCGGTGGACCGCGGCGTGCTCGTCGACGACCTGCTGCGCACCAGCGACGGCCGCATTCACGCGCTCGGTGACTGCGCGCGCCACGCACACGCACCGGCCGGGCTCGTGCAACCCGCGTGGGAGCAGGCCGCGGTGCTCGCGGACCTCCTCACCGGCGCCGACACCGCGGCGCGCTACCGAGGCACGAGCGTGGTCACGCGGCTGAAGGCGCGGGGTGTCGACCTGACCGCGCTCGGCGAGACGCACGCGAGTGACGACGCCGACGTGCTCACGATCGACGACCCGTCCGGCGGCCGCTACGGCAAGCTCGTGGTCCGCGACAACCGCGTGACCGGCGCGATCCTGCTCGGCCTGCCCGACGCCGCGGCCACCGTCACGCAGTTCCACGACCGCGGCATCCCGCTGCCCGAAGACCGGCTCGCCGTGCTGCTCGGCCGCGCGCTGCCCGCGGGCGCGCCGGCCGCCGCGAGCCCTGCCGACCTGCCGGCGTCGGCGCTGATCTGCCGGTGCAACGCCGTGACCAAGGGCCGGCTCGTCGACGCGTGGCGCGGTGGCGCCACCGACGTCGCCGCGCTCGCCCGCACCACCCGCGCCACCACCGGCTGCGGCGGCTGCCACGACACCGTGTCGGCCGTCGCGGGCTGGTTGGCGGCGCAGTGAGCACCCGACTCTCTCTTGCCAAGGAGGACGCCGTGAAGAATCGCTGGATCGAGCACTGGACACCCGAGGACGAGACCTTCTGGGAGACGACCGGGAAGCGGATCGCCCGCCGCAACCTGTGGTTCTCCGTGTTCGCCGAGCACATCGGGTTCTCGATCTGGACACTGTGGTCGGTCGTCGTGCTGTTCATGGGCCCCGCGTACGGGTTCTCGGCGGCGGACAAGTTCCTGCTGGTGTCCACGCCGACGCTCGTGGGCGCGATCATGCGGCTGCCTTATACGTTCGCCGTCGCGAAGTTCGGCGGTCGCAATTGGACGATCTTCAGCGCGGCGTTGCTGCTGGTGCCGACGGTGCTGACGGCGATCGTGCTGCACCCCGGAACGTCGCTCGGCACGTTCGTGCTGATGGCTGCGCTGGGCGGCGTCGGCGGCGGGAACTTCGCGTCGTCGATGACGAACATCAACACGTTCTACCCGGAGCGGTACAAGGGCTGGGCGCTCGGCCTCAACGCGGGCGGCGGAAACCTGGGTGTCGCGGTGATCCAGCTGGTCGGCTTGCTGGTGATCGGCACAGTGGGTGCGACCGCGCCGCGGCTGGTGCTGTTCATCTACCTGCCGCTGATCGTGATCGCGGCTTTGTGCGCGGCGCTGTTCATGGACAACCTCGCCACGGTCCGCGGTGACACCAAGGCCATGCGTGAGGTCGTCCGATATGGACACACGTGGGTGATGTCGCTGCTGTACGTCGGCACGTTCGGGTCGTTCATCGGCTACAGCTTCGCGTTCGGGCTGGTGCTGCAGAACCAGTTCGGCCGCACGCCGTTGCAGGCGGCGGCGGTGACGTTCCTCGGGCCGCTGCTCGGTTCGCTGGCCCGGCCGCTGGGCGGCCGGCTGTCCGACCGGCTCGGCGGCGGCCGGGTCACGTTCGCGACGTTCGGCTTGATGGCGCTCGCCACGGTGGTGCTGGTGCTGGCTTCGTCGGCGAACTCGCTGGGGTTGTTCACGGTCGCGTTCATCGTCCTCTTCGTCCTGACGGGCATCGGCAACGGTTCGACGTACAAGATGATCCCCGCGATCTTCCAGGTGAAGGCGCGCGCGGCCATCGACCTCGGTGGTGACGAGGCCGCGGAACTGCTCAAGGCCCGTCGCCTGTCGGGTGCGTTGATCGGGCTCGCGGGGGCTATCGGCGCACTGGGCGGGTTGTTCATCAACCTCGCGTTCCGGCAGTCGTTCGCCGACGCGCACAGCGGGATTCCCGCGTTCGTCGGCTTCCTGGTGTTCTACGCGGTGTGCGTGGGCGTGACGTGGGTGGTGTACCTGCGCAAGCCCGCGGTGCGGGCGCAGGTCGCGCTGGCCGGGGCGGAGGTCTGATGAGGACACTCGTGGTGGCCGGGCACGGCATGGTCGCGCACCGGCTCGTGGAGGCGCTGCGCGCGGCGGACACGGCCGGCGAGTGGCGGGTCGTGGTGCTGGCGGAGGAGAACCGGCCCGCGTACGACCGGGTGGCGCTGACGTCTTATGTGGACACGTGGGATCCGGCCGCGCTGGCCCTGCCGGGCGCGGACTACGCGGACGATTCCCTTGTGGATCTTCGCCTCGGTGACGCCGTGGCGGCGGTCGACCGGGCAGCTCGTACGGTGACGACCGCGACCGGTCGCGTGCAGGAGTACGACGCTCTGGTGCTGGCCACCGGCTCGCGGCCGTTCGTGCCGCCGGTGCCGGGGCGGGAGCTGCCGGGTGTGTTCGTGTACCGGACGATCGACGACCTGGATGCCATCCGGGTGGCTGCCTCGAAGCCGGGCCGTGGGCGACGGTCCGCGGTGGTGATCGGCGGCGGGCTGCTCGGACTGGAGGCCGCGAAGGCGTTGCGGGACATGGGCTTGTCGCCGCACGTCGTGGAGATGGCGCCGCGGCTGATGCCGCTGCAGGTCGACGAGGGTGGTGGCGCGCTGCTGCGCCGGCTCATCCAGCAGCTCGACGTGACTGTCCACACGGGAACGGCGACGGACGCCCTCGAGGCTGACGGGTCAAGGCTGTTGGCCAAGCTCGGCAACGGTACGGAGCTGGACGTGGACCTCGTGGTGTTCTCCGCGGGTGTCCGCCCACGCGACGACTTGGCGCGTGAGTGTGGCCTGGCCGTGGGCGAACGCGGTGGGGTGCTGGTGGACCCCGAGTGCCGCACCAGCGATCCGGCCGTGTTCGCGATCGGCGAGTGCGCGGCCGTCGAGGGGCGGGTGTACGGGATCGTCGCCCCGGGGTACGCGATGGCGGAGGTCGTCGCGGCGCGGCTCACCGGGGGAGCGGCGTCGTTCCCGGAGCCCGATACGGCCACGAAGCTGAAGCTGATGGGTGTCGACGTCGCCAGCTTCGGCGACGCGCACGCGGCAACCGAAGGTGCGCTGGAAGTCGCGGTGAACGACGCCGTGGCAGGGACGTACAAGAAGCTCGTGGTCACCGACGACGGCCGGACGCTGCTCGGCGGCGTGCTGGTGGGCGACGCGGCCGAGTACCACACGCTGCGGGCACTGGTCGGCCGTCCGTTGCCCGCGGAGCCGGGTGCGCTGCTCGCGCCGGCCGGCGGCGGCGCGGCGGTCGGAGTGGAGGCGTTGCCGGACGAGGCCCAGATCTGTTCGTGCAACGGCGTTTCCAAGGGTGCGCTGACGCGGGCCATCCACGAGGAGGGCTGCGACTCGGTCGGCAAGCTCAAGGCGTGCACGCGAGCGGGCACGTCGTGCGGCTCGTGTGTGCCGATGTTGGCGAAGTTGCTCAACGCGTGCGGAGTCGAACAGTCGACGGCGCTTTGCGAACATTTCGCGCACTCGCGGGCGGAGCTGTTCGAGATCGTGCGGGCCACGCGCATCACCACGTTCAGCGAGCTGGTCAGCCGCTACGGCACGGGTTCGGGCTGCGCGGTGTGCAAGCCGGCCGTCGCGTCGATCCTGGCGACGCTCGGCAACGGCCACATCCTCGGCGGTGAACAAGCGACGCTGCAGGACACGAACGACAAGTTCCTCGCCAACCTGCAGCGCAACGGCAGCTACTCCGTGGTCCCGCGCATCCCCGGTGGCGAGATCACGCCGGAGAAGCTGATGGTGATCGCGCAGGTCGCGAAGGACTTCGGGCTGTACACGAAGATCACCGGAGGCCAGCGGATCGACCTGCTGGGCGCGACGGTGGACCAGCTGCCGGAGATCTGGCGGCGGCTCGTGGACGCGGGGTTCGAGTCCGGGCACGCGTACGGCAAGGCGCTGCGGACGGTGAAGTCGTGTGTCGGGTCGACCTGGTGCCGCTACGGCGTGCAGGACAGCGTCGGCCTCGCGATCGAGCTGGAACTGCGCTACCGCGGGTTGCGTTCGCCGCACAAGATCAAGTCCGGCGTCTCCGGCTGCGCGCGGGAATGCGCGGAGGCACGCGGCAAGGACTTCGGCGTGATCGCGACCGAGCACGGCTGGAACCTCTACCTGGGGGGCAACGGCGGCGCCACCCCGCGCCACGCGCAGCTGTTCCTGTCCGATGTGGACACCCCGACGTTGATCCGGACGATCGACCGGTTCCTCATGTTCTACATCCGCACGGCCGACCGGCTGCAGCGCACGGCACCGTGGCTGGAGGAGCTCGACGGCGGCCTGGAGCACCTGCGCGCGGTGATCGTGGACGACAGCCTCGGCATCTGCGAGGACCTCGACGCCGCGATGGCCAAGCACGTCACGGACTACGAAGACGAGTGGCGCGGCGTGCTGGAGGATCCGGAGAAGCTGGCGCGGTTCAGCTCGTTCGTGAACGCGCCGGGCACGCCGGACCCGTCGATCTCGTTCCGGCCGGAGCGCCTCCAACGGGTTCCGGTACTGCTGGGCGTTCCGGAGGTGCGGCGATGACGACATCGATCGAACGGACCTGGACGGCGGTGTGCGCGGTCTCGCGGGTGGGCGACTGCTCCGGCGT
Protein-coding regions in this window:
- a CDS encoding FAD-dependent oxidoreductase, which codes for MRARHVVVAGYGMAGARLADELRRRDPSAERVRLTIVGAEPHPAYNRVLLSSVLAGGLSAATVRLHDEDWAARSCVDLRLATSVTGVDRANRRVETTDGPLEYDALVLATGATPWLPPVEGLEPGPGVAMFRTLDDCTRILDAARPGAPVVVLGGGLLGLEAARGLAGRGANVTVVHPHGHPMERQLDAGAGRVLARRLAELGVTFRFDATAARHLPGDGVKLDDGSFVPADLVVVAAGVRPDTALAEAAGLAVDRGVLVDDLLRTSDGRIHALGDCARHAHAPAGLVQPAWEQAAVLADLLTGADTAARYRGTSVVTRLKARGVDLTALGETHASDDADVLTIDDPSGGRYGKLVVRDNRVTGAILLGLPDAAATVTQFHDRGIPLPEDRLAVLLGRALPAGAPAAASPADLPASALICRCNAVTKGRLVDAWRGGATDVAALARTTRATTGCGGCHDTVSAVAGWLAAQ
- a CDS encoding NarK/NasA family nitrate transporter, whose amino-acid sequence is MKNRWIEHWTPEDETFWETTGKRIARRNLWFSVFAEHIGFSIWTLWSVVVLFMGPAYGFSAADKFLLVSTPTLVGAIMRLPYTFAVAKFGGRNWTIFSAALLLVPTVLTAIVLHPGTSLGTFVLMAALGGVGGGNFASSMTNINTFYPERYKGWALGLNAGGGNLGVAVIQLVGLLVIGTVGATAPRLVLFIYLPLIVIAALCAALFMDNLATVRGDTKAMREVVRYGHTWVMSLLYVGTFGSFIGYSFAFGLVLQNQFGRTPLQAAAVTFLGPLLGSLARPLGGRLSDRLGGGRVTFATFGLMALATVVLVLASSANSLGLFTVAFIVLFVLTGIGNGSTYKMIPAIFQVKARAAIDLGGDEAAELLKARRLSGALIGLAGAIGALGGLFINLAFRQSFADAHSGIPAFVGFLVFYAVCVGVTWVVYLRKPAVRAQVALAGAEV
- the nirB gene encoding nitrite reductase large subunit NirB, with product MRTLVVAGHGMVAHRLVEALRAADTAGEWRVVVLAEENRPAYDRVALTSYVDTWDPAALALPGADYADDSLVDLRLGDAVAAVDRAARTVTTATGRVQEYDALVLATGSRPFVPPVPGRELPGVFVYRTIDDLDAIRVAASKPGRGRRSAVVIGGGLLGLEAAKALRDMGLSPHVVEMAPRLMPLQVDEGGGALLRRLIQQLDVTVHTGTATDALEADGSRLLAKLGNGTELDVDLVVFSAGVRPRDDLARECGLAVGERGGVLVDPECRTSDPAVFAIGECAAVEGRVYGIVAPGYAMAEVVAARLTGGAASFPEPDTATKLKLMGVDVASFGDAHAATEGALEVAVNDAVAGTYKKLVVTDDGRTLLGGVLVGDAAEYHTLRALVGRPLPAEPGALLAPAGGGAAVGVEALPDEAQICSCNGVSKGALTRAIHEEGCDSVGKLKACTRAGTSCGSCVPMLAKLLNACGVEQSTALCEHFAHSRAELFEIVRATRITTFSELVSRYGTGSGCAVCKPAVASILATLGNGHILGGEQATLQDTNDKFLANLQRNGSYSVVPRIPGGEITPEKLMVIAQVAKDFGLYTKITGGQRIDLLGATVDQLPEIWRRLVDAGFESGHAYGKALRTVKSCVGSTWCRYGVQDSVGLAIELELRYRGLRSPHKIKSGVSGCARECAEARGKDFGVIATEHGWNLYLGGNGGATPRHAQLFLSDVDTPTLIRTIDRFLMFYIRTADRLQRTAPWLEELDGGLEHLRAVIVDDSLGICEDLDAAMAKHVTDYEDEWRGVLEDPEKLARFSSFVNAPGTPDPSISFRPERLQRVPVLLGVPEVRR